The proteins below are encoded in one region of Fusobacterium simiae:
- the cas2 gene encoding CRISPR-associated endonuclease Cas2, producing the protein MKNINYNYAWVFYDVSEKRVNKVFKICKKYLSHFQKSVFRGDITPSKLISLRSELKKIIVENEDFICILKSISSDVFGEETLGNPTPNGENIFL; encoded by the coding sequence TTGAAAAATATAAATTATAATTATGCTTGGGTATTCTATGATGTTTCAGAAAAGAGAGTGAATAAAGTTTTTAAAATATGTAAAAAATATTTATCTCATTTCCAAAAATCAGTCTTTCGTGGAGATATAACACCATCTAAATTAATCAGTTTAAGAAGTGAATTAAAAAAGATAATAGTTGAAAATGAAGATTTTATTTGTATTTTAAAATCAATAAGTTCTGATGTTTTTGGGGAGGAAACTTTAGGAAATCCTACTCCAAATGGAGAAAATATATTTTTATAA
- the cas1b gene encoding type I-B CRISPR-associated endonuclease Cas1b — MGSTKYITSMGELSRKDNSLCFRKNGKNIYIPIENTKEIYCLNEISLNSKLLDFLGRNNIIVHFFNYYGGYSGSFYPRNQYNSGKLLVKQVEKFKNNRIDIAKSVVKGIGANIDEVLYHYYKHGKSEVKDCIDWIREELYTLVDKTENVKELLAYEGEIWMKFYSMFQYFINEDFVLNKRVKRPPDNPINALISFGNTLLYTKTISAIYRTHLDQRISFLHEPSEGRFSLSLDISEVFKPVIVYKTIFDLVNNKRIQVAKHFEKSLNYCILNEEGRQIFIEAFENRIESTFLHTKLNRKISYRTAIKLDCYKLIKNILEGKEFIPFSLKNSY; from the coding sequence ATGGGAAGTACAAAATACATTACTTCTATGGGAGAGCTTTCAAGAAAAGATAATTCACTATGTTTTAGAAAAAATGGAAAAAATATCTATATTCCTATTGAAAATACAAAAGAAATATATTGCCTAAATGAAATAAGTTTAAATTCAAAGTTGCTGGATTTTCTTGGAAGAAATAACATTATAGTACATTTTTTCAATTACTATGGAGGATATTCTGGAAGTTTCTATCCAAGAAACCAATATAATAGTGGAAAACTTTTAGTTAAACAAGTTGAAAAGTTTAAAAATAATAGAATAGATATTGCAAAATCAGTGGTAAAAGGAATAGGAGCAAATATAGATGAGGTATTGTACCATTATTATAAACATGGAAAGTCAGAAGTAAAAGATTGTATAGATTGGATTAGAGAAGAACTATATACATTAGTTGATAAAACTGAAAATGTGAAAGAATTATTAGCTTATGAAGGAGAAATATGGATGAAATTCTATTCAATGTTTCAATATTTTATCAATGAGGATTTTGTTTTGAATAAAAGAGTAAAAAGACCACCTGATAATCCAATAAATGCTTTGATATCTTTTGGAAATACTTTACTTTATACAAAAACTATTTCTGCAATTTATAGAACACACTTGGATCAAAGAATTAGTTTTTTACATGAACCATCTGAGGGGAGATTTTCTTTGAGCTTGGATATTTCGGAAGTATTTAAACCTGTAATTGTCTATAAGACAATATTTGACTTGGTAAATAATAAAAGAATACAAGTAGCAAAACATTTTGAAAAATCTTTAAACTATTGTATCTTAAATGAAGAAGGAAGGCAAATATTTATTGAAGCTTTTGAAAATAGAATAGAATCAACTTTTTTACATACAAAATTAAATAGAAAAATAAGCTATAGAACAGCAATAAAATTGGACTGCTATAAGTTGATTAAAAATATTTTAGAAGGGAAAGAATTTATTCCATTTTCTTTAAAAAATTCATATTGA
- the cas4 gene encoding CRISPR-associated protein Cas4 has translation MNGTMVNYYFHCKRQCYMFAHRLNLEDNSEIVKIGKAIHEDRAKNSENTEIKIDNIALDKINSKYVTEVKKSDADVEASKWQLLYYLKILKDKGIERKGKLEFVEKNKTDKKIIFVELDEDTERELAKYIEEIEKLLEADELPEVVKKSGCKKCAYYEYCYI, from the coding sequence ATGAATGGAACAATGGTAAATTACTATTTTCACTGTAAAAGACAATGCTATATGTTTGCACATAGATTAAATTTAGAAGATAACAGTGAAATAGTGAAAATAGGAAAAGCCATACATGAAGATAGAGCAAAAAATTCTGAGAATACAGAGATTAAAATTGATAATATAGCCTTAGATAAAATAAATAGTAAGTATGTAACAGAAGTTAAAAAATCTGATGCTGATGTTGAGGCTAGTAAATGGCAATTATTGTACTATTTGAAAATATTAAAAGATAAAGGTATTGAAAGAAAAGGAAAATTAGAATTTGTTGAAAAAAATAAGACTGATAAAAAAATAATATTTGTAGAACTAGATGAAGATACTGAAAGAGAATTAGCAAAATATATAGAAGAAATTGAAAAATTATTAGAAGCAGATGAATTACCTGAGGTAGTCAAAAAATCAGGTTGTAAAAAATGTGCCTATTATGAATATTGCTATATTTAG
- the cas3 gene encoding CRISPR-associated helicase Cas3' → MTKFEDIFDFQGKYKYLAHIKDERKETLQEHTDLANIYFEKIVEYKNLKTFFERIKNILKLEDIEEELYYKMIYDVVNFHDFGKINSQFQINKMLNKEVLKMEDEYNISGVLGSDHSLLSASIFIRFYFRKILKLEDKKKKNLLQEILFSLSYCISKHHGNLEDFQEKYIDFIFNENTEEKSSVEKNVVELKKIFVSNGGILKDIETKGFTPKNIKNYKERRKDISSKEAMAIFTLTKMMFSLLIASDYYSTNEFMQEVKYENFGNMGDIDIIKKEYENSEIIKSIRNKKKNETLNNKDINTFRTKIFLEAEKNLEKNEDSNIFFLEAPTGSGKSNTALNLSLKLLDKNRRKIFYVYPFNTLVEQNMNTLKNIFGNNEEVIKNIAVVNSVTPLTNKDSADIPIEEYSDILMDRQFLNYPFIVTTHVGIFNTLVGNIKEDCMPFYQLANSVIVFDEIQAYKNIIWTEIIKILNSYAKLLNIKIIIMSATLPDLSYLLDEDEKNNVSNLIENRDEYFNNDIFKNRVKVNYDLLSEKKIEYEELLEHIIENSLNSPKILIEFISKNDAKEFYELCKNSEELNINREILILTGEDNKARRNSVIKKINNKSKKIILISTQLIEAGVDIDVDIGYKNISGLDNEEQFLGRINRSCKKSGKAYFFYLTDAKKVYRNSVIIENKLNLFSDEMKKVLENKKFDIFYSKVLEILKRKTKEKSNDNFEGIIFNKKFKLLKERMQLIEEQDDKKTYFFNRKLTDEEVEEIGENINGSEVWRKYVDILKEENYAKKIVELSKIREKMMYFLYEVKKNVELSYNDIKGSIIYIDDGDKYFTDGIYNGGNEDMFI, encoded by the coding sequence ATGACAAAGTTTGAAGATATATTTGATTTTCAAGGTAAATATAAATACTTAGCACATATAAAAGATGAAAGAAAAGAGACATTACAAGAACATACAGATTTAGCAAATATTTATTTTGAAAAAATAGTAGAATATAAAAATTTAAAAACATTTTTTGAGAGAATTAAAAATATTTTAAAACTAGAAGACATAGAAGAAGAACTTTACTATAAAATGATATATGATGTAGTAAATTTTCATGATTTTGGTAAAATTAATAGCCAATTCCAAATTAATAAAATGTTAAATAAAGAAGTATTAAAAATGGAAGATGAATATAATATATCTGGTGTGCTTGGTTCAGACCATTCACTTCTATCAGCCTCTATATTTATAAGATTTTATTTTAGAAAAATATTAAAACTAGAAGATAAAAAGAAAAAAAATCTTTTGCAAGAGATACTATTTTCGTTATCGTACTGTATTTCTAAACATCATGGAAATTTGGAAGATTTTCAAGAGAAGTATATAGATTTTATTTTTAATGAAAATACTGAAGAGAAAAGTAGTGTAGAAAAAAATGTAGTTGAGTTAAAAAAGATTTTTGTATCTAATGGAGGTATATTAAAAGATATAGAAACAAAAGGCTTTACTCCTAAAAATATAAAAAATTATAAGGAAAGAAGAAAAGATATATCTTCCAAAGAAGCTATGGCTATTTTCACTCTTACAAAAATGATGTTTTCTTTACTTATAGCCAGCGATTATTATTCTACTAATGAATTTATGCAAGAAGTAAAATATGAAAATTTTGGTAATATGGGTGATATAGATATAATAAAAAAAGAATATGAAAATAGTGAAATAATAAAATCTATTAGAAATAAAAAGAAAAATGAAACTTTAAATAATAAAGATATAAATACTTTTAGAACTAAAATTTTCTTAGAAGCAGAAAAGAATTTAGAAAAGAATGAAGATAGTAATATATTTTTCTTAGAAGCACCAACAGGAAGTGGAAAAAGTAATACTGCTTTAAATTTAAGTTTGAAATTACTGGATAAAAATAGAAGAAAAATTTTCTATGTATATCCATTTAATACTTTGGTTGAGCAAAATATGAATACTTTGAAAAATATATTTGGAAATAATGAAGAAGTAATAAAAAATATTGCAGTTGTAAACTCTGTAACACCTTTAACAAATAAAGATAGTGCTGATATTCCAATAGAAGAATATAGTGATATTTTAATGGATAGACAATTTTTAAATTATCCTTTTATTGTAACAACACATGTGGGAATATTCAATACCTTAGTGGGAAACATAAAAGAAGATTGCATGCCATTTTATCAATTAGCAAATTCTGTTATAGTTTTTGACGAGATACAAGCATATAAAAATATAATTTGGACAGAGATTATAAAAATATTAAATTCTTATGCAAAATTACTTAATATTAAAATAATTATAATGTCTGCAACACTACCAGACCTTTCATATTTATTAGATGAAGATGAAAAAAATAATGTTTCAAACTTGATAGAAAATAGAGATGAGTATTTTAATAATGATATTTTTAAAAATAGAGTTAAGGTAAATTATGATTTACTAAGTGAAAAAAAGATTGAATATGAAGAGTTATTGGAGCATATAATTGAAAATTCCTTAAATAGCCCAAAAATATTGATTGAATTTATAAGTAAAAATGACGCAAAAGAATTTTATGAACTTTGTAAAAATAGTGAAGAATTGAATATTAATCGTGAGATACTTATTTTAACAGGAGAAGATAATAAGGCTAGAAGAAATTCAGTAATAAAAAAAATCAATAATAAGTCTAAGAAAATTATACTTATATCAACTCAACTAATAGAAGCAGGAGTTGATATAGATGTTGATATAGGCTATAAAAATATTTCTGGTTTGGACAATGAGGAGCAGTTTTTAGGAAGAATAAACCGTTCTTGTAAGAAAAGTGGAAAGGCATATTTTTTCTATTTAACAGATGCTAAAAAAGTATATAGAAATAGTGTTATTATTGAAAATAAATTAAATTTATTCTCTGATGAAATGAAAAAAGTGCTAGAAAATAAAAAATTTGATATTTTTTATTCTAAGGTCTTAGAAATTTTGAAAAGAAAAACCAAAGAAAAAAGTAATGATAATTTTGAAGGTATTATCTTTAACAAAAAATTTAAACTTTTAAAAGAAAGAATGCAATTAATTGAGGAACAAGATGATAAAAAAACATATTTTTTCAATAGAAAATTAACTGATGAAGAAGTGGAAGAAATTGGGGAAAATATAAATGGCAGTGAAGTTTGGAGAAAATATGTAGATATTTTAAAGGAAGAAAATTATGCTAAAAAAATAGTTGAATTATCTAAGATTAGAGAAAAAATGATGTATTTTTTGTATGAAGTAAAGAAAAATGTTGAATTAAGTTACAATGATATTAAAGGTTCAATCATCTATATTGATGATGGAGATAAGTATTTTACAGATGGTATCTATAATGGAGGAAATGAAGATATGTTCATTTAG
- the cas5b gene encoding type I-B CRISPR-associated protein Cas5b produces MEALKFTLSGNSAFFKDNVINTIYLTYGNIHRVALLGMFGAILGYSGYGKQNSTYPEFYEKLKDIKISIVSNGENGYFNKKLQTFNNSVGYANLVKDEKKGISKKGGNLIVKQFWLENPSWDIYILLDCDEAEKLAKYIKNKKAIYLPYLGSNDHLANITDVEIVNIVEKVSLKNESIEISSMVKANDIIYCNIDEDDLDEEESDDAKFDYNNSEYLPVALSKKLNQYIKEKITITNMSVKLLKESYYKMEDKNIVFY; encoded by the coding sequence ATGGAAGCACTAAAATTTACTCTAAGTGGTAATAGTGCCTTTTTTAAAGATAATGTAATCAACACAATATATTTAACTTATGGAAATATACATAGAGTGGCTTTATTAGGAATGTTTGGAGCAATTTTAGGTTACAGTGGTTATGGTAAACAAAATTCTACTTATCCAGAATTTTATGAGAAATTGAAAGATATTAAAATATCAATAGTTTCCAATGGAGAAAATGGATATTTTAACAAAAAATTACAAACATTTAATAATAGTGTTGGTTATGCAAACCTAGTTAAAGATGAGAAAAAAGGCATTTCAAAAAAAGGCGGGAATTTAATAGTAAAACAATTTTGGTTAGAAAATCCATCTTGGGATATCTATATATTGTTAGATTGTGATGAAGCAGAAAAATTAGCTAAATATATAAAAAATAAAAAAGCTATATATCTTCCATACCTTGGAAGTAATGACCATTTAGCAAATATAACAGATGTAGAAATAGTAAATATTGTGGAAAAAGTAAGCTTAAAAAATGAAAGTATTGAAATTTCTTCTATGGTAAAGGCAAATGATATAATTTATTGTAATATTGATGAAGATGATTTAGATGAAGAAGAAAGTGACGATGCTAAATTTGACTATAATAACTCAGAATATTTACCAGTTGCTTTATCAAAAAAATTAAATCAATATATTAAAGAAAAAATTACAATTACTAATATGTCTGTTAAATTGTTAAAAGAATCTTATTATAAAATGGAAGATAAAAATATTGTTTTCTATTAA
- a CDS encoding type I CRISPR-associated protein Cas7 produces MEMMKKRVYGILGISSIMSNWNADFSGYPKSISNGRVFGSDKAFKYPMKKMWENQGKKVLYIKSLKVDKGVLIPKTLKERYEQLFPEKKLDKNTETIEVIKNLFKAIDVKNFGATFAYKEDKDISITISITGAVQIGQGFNFYDESSTEVQDILSPFRDPKGKQNKETKENEEAKNSTLGTKIVSDEAHYFYPFNINPLAYKEFVELEITDGYTEEDYLKFKETALSSATSFATNSKVGCDNEFGLFIETEEDFYLPTLTQYIKFEKGEEKNKIILNLSTVLKGVENHIKNIEIYYNPVTTEIVTDISNCKLINILTKKEV; encoded by the coding sequence ATGGAAATGATGAAAAAAAGAGTATATGGAATTTTAGGAATTTCTTCTATAATGTCTAACTGGAATGCAGATTTTAGTGGTTATCCTAAATCAATATCAAATGGAAGAGTTTTCGGAAGTGATAAAGCATTTAAGTATCCTATGAAAAAAATGTGGGAAAATCAAGGCAAAAAAGTTCTTTATATAAAGTCTTTAAAAGTAGATAAAGGTGTATTAATTCCTAAAACTTTAAAAGAAAGATATGAACAATTATTTCCTGAAAAAAAATTAGATAAGAATACTGAAACAATAGAAGTTATAAAAAATTTATTTAAAGCCATAGATGTAAAAAACTTTGGAGCAACTTTTGCTTATAAAGAAGATAAAGATATTTCTATCACAATTTCTATTACAGGAGCTGTTCAAATAGGACAAGGTTTCAATTTTTATGATGAAAGTAGCACAGAAGTTCAAGATATTTTATCTCCATTTAGAGACCCAAAAGGAAAACAAAATAAAGAAACAAAAGAAAATGAAGAAGCTAAAAATTCTACTTTGGGAACAAAAATAGTCAGTGACGAAGCACACTATTTTTATCCTTTTAATATAAATCCTTTGGCATATAAAGAATTTGTAGAATTAGAAATAACTGATGGGTACACAGAAGAAGACTATTTGAAATTTAAAGAAACAGCTTTATCGTCAGCTACTTCTTTTGCAACGAACTCAAAGGTTGGTTGTGATAATGAATTTGGTTTATTTATTGAAACAGAAGAAGATTTTTATTTACCAACTTTAACTCAATATATAAAATTTGAAAAAGGTGAAGAAAAAAATAAAATAATTCTTAATTTAAGCACTGTATTAAAAGGAGTAGAAAATCATATTAAAAATATAGAAATATACTATAATCCGGTAACAACTGAAATTGTAACTGATATTTCTAATTGTAAGTTGATAAATATTTTAACTAAGAAAGAGGTATAA
- a CDS encoding CRISPR-associated endoribonuclease Cas6 → MKVYEMKLKVKLKKDIFSKDVPTYITRFMDMNLSNNPTMYNYHASKIYKEYTFDGLFPIEEDKIYKKDKIYFFRVRTINEKIANYFLDTLMFFENKDIQGLTLNVRLVEKKLIEKLYTITPILMKTDEGYWRYSMTFEEFEKRLKINCLKKYLYFSQKNDNIDIDSELLKKLGEDKSEDIDLFTNIKFINRMPVPIAYKGRKLVGDRVELQVANNEKAQDIAYMLLGTGLLENCARGCGFLGFKYYE, encoded by the coding sequence ATGAAAGTCTATGAAATGAAATTAAAAGTAAAACTTAAAAAAGATATTTTTTCAAAAGATGTTCCTACATATATCACAAGATTTATGGATATGAATCTATCAAACAATCCGACAATGTACAATTATCATGCCTCTAAAATATACAAAGAATATACTTTCGATGGCCTATTTCCTATAGAAGAAGATAAAATTTATAAAAAAGATAAAATTTATTTTTTTAGAGTTAGGACAATTAATGAAAAAATAGCTAACTATTTTTTAGATACTCTTATGTTTTTTGAAAATAAAGATATTCAAGGATTAACTTTAAATGTAAGACTAGTAGAAAAAAAATTAATTGAAAAATTGTATACTATAACTCCAATTTTAATGAAAACAGATGAAGGTTATTGGAGATATTCTATGACTTTTGAAGAATTTGAAAAAAGATTAAAAATAAATTGCTTAAAAAAGTATCTATATTTTAGTCAAAAAAATGATAATATAGATATTGATAGTGAGCTTTTAAAGAAATTAGGAGAAGATAAATCTGAGGATATAGATTTATTTACTAATATTAAGTTTATTAACAGAATGCCTGTTCCTATCGCATATAAAGGGAGAAAACTGGTAGGAGATAGGGTTGAATTACAAGTAGCTAACAATGAGAAAGCACAAGACATAGCATATATGCTTTTAGGAACAGGACTTTTGGAAAATTGTGCAAGGGGCTGTGGTTTCTTAGGTTTTAAATATTACGAATAG
- a CDS encoding tetratricopeptide repeat protein, translating to MDEKFWEKIDTFEENGEFDEIVKEIKKIPEEKFNIELINVLGKAYTNLGDYESALDTYLSYLGKDKEDVINADIWLYSECGWLCDEVGDYEQGLKYLLEAEKLGRDDEWLNTEVGQCLGRLERSEEGIERLKKSLKLIETEAPENINEKIFINSEIGYLYGFLKNSEEALKYFYVAKDLGRNDEWIYMHLWFNLENLKGKEEALKYFETEAKNNEKNAVVWATLGQIYMNFFQNYEEAEKAFKKAFGLSGDGLYLYNRGIVLRILKKYEEAVEILLQSRKISVQEGDVTDGEDMELVRCYIELKDKENAEKYLEFAKKGIKNVPKEHVEDFEVNLKELEALIAKI from the coding sequence ATGGATGAAAAATTTTGGGAAAAGATAGACACTTTTGAAGAAAATGGAGAATTTGATGAAATAGTAAAAGAAATTAAAAAAATTCCAGAAGAAAAGTTTAATATAGAATTAATTAATGTGTTAGGTAAGGCTTATACGAACTTAGGAGATTATGAAAGTGCTCTTGATACATATTTATCTTATTTAGGAAAAGATAAAGAAGATGTTATAAATGCTGATATATGGCTTTATTCTGAATGTGGTTGGCTATGTGATGAAGTGGGAGATTATGAACAAGGACTTAAATATTTATTAGAAGCAGAAAAATTAGGTAGAGATGATGAATGGCTTAATACTGAAGTTGGACAATGTTTAGGTAGGCTTGAAAGATCAGAAGAAGGTATTGAAAGGCTTAAAAAATCATTAAAATTAATTGAAACAGAAGCACCAGAAAATATAAATGAGAAAATTTTTATTAATTCTGAAATAGGGTATCTTTATGGATTTTTAAAAAATTCTGAGGAAGCTCTTAAATATTTTTATGTAGCAAAAGATTTAGGTAGAAATGATGAATGGATATATATGCATCTTTGGTTTAATTTAGAAAATTTAAAGGGAAAAGAAGAAGCTTTAAAATACTTTGAAACAGAAGCAAAAAATAACGAAAAAAATGCTGTTGTCTGGGCTACATTGGGGCAAATTTATATGAATTTTTTCCAAAATTATGAAGAGGCTGAAAAAGCTTTTAAAAAGGCCTTTGGACTTAGTGGAGATGGACTATATTTATATAATAGAGGTATAGTTTTAAGGATACTTAAAAAATATGAAGAAGCAGTAGAGATCCTTTTACAGTCAAGAAAAATATCTGTACAAGAAGGAGATGTAACAGATGGAGAAGATATGGAACTTGTTCGTTGTTATATAGAACTCAAAGATAAAGAAAATGCAGAAAAATATTTAGAGTTTGCTAAAAAAGGTATAAAAAATGTTCCAAAAGAACATGTAGAAGATTTTGAAGTTAATTTAAAAGAATTAGAGGCTTTAATAGCAAAAATATAA